The Methylobacterium durans nucleotide sequence TCGGCCTCGGCTACATCTCGCCGGTCTCGACGCTGATCAAGTGGTTTCCCGATCGGCGCGGGATGGCCACTGGCATGGCGATCATGGGCTTCGGCGGCGGCGCGATGATTGGTGCGCCCCTCGCCGACTGGCTGATGCGCCAGTTCGCCACCGCCACCTCCGTCGGGGTCTGGCAGACCTTTGTGGCGATGGCCGTCATCTACGCCGTCTTCATGGTCGCGGGCGCGCTCGGCTACCGTGTTCCCCGCGAGGACTGGAAGCCGGGTGGCTGGACGCCGCCGGCGACGAGCAAGAGCGCGATGGTCTCCTCCCGGAACGTCGATCTCGAAGTTGCGAGCCGGACGCCGCAATTCTGGCTGATCTGGGCGGCGCTCTGCCTCAACGTGTCCGCGGGCATCGGCGTCATCGGCATGGCCTCTCCGATGCTGCAGGAGGTGTTCGGCGGCAAGCTGATCGGGCTCGACATCCCATTCGGATCGCTCGACGCTGCCCAGAAGGCCCAGATCGCCGCGATTGCAGCCGGATTCACGGGACTGCTCAGTCTCTGCAACATCGGCGGCCGATTCCTGTGGGCGACCTCGTCCGACAAGCTCGGCCGGAAGCTCACCTTCGCAATCTTCTTCACGCTCGGCTTCGCGCTCTACGCCGCGGTCCCGACGCTCGCGGGCTTCAGCACGACCGTGTTCTTCGTGCTCGCAATCGGCGTCATCATCTCGATGTATGGCGGCGGCTTCGCGACGGTGCCCGCCTATCTCGCCGACATGTTCGGCACCAAGATGGTCGGCGCGATCCACGGCCGGCTCCTGACCGCCTGGGCGACGGCCGGCATCCTCGGACCGGTCTTGGTGAACTACCTGCGCGAGTATCAGCTCGCCTCGGGCCTGCCGAACGCCCAGGCGTACAACCAGACCATGTACATCCTGGCCGGGTTGCTGGTCCTCGGCATGGTCTGCAACCTTCTGGTCCGGCCCGTCGCGTCGCGCCATCACATGGCGGAGGTGAAGGGGGCACAGGTGGCGGTGCGCCCGGAGTCTCATGCCTCCCTGGCCGATACTCCGACCGCCGAACCGACGACGGCGCCGGTTCTTGTCGCCGTCGCCTGGGCGGCGGTCGGCCTGCCGCTTCTCGCCGGCGTGCTGATCACGCTTCAGAAGGCGGCGATCCTGCTACACTGATGCCTGATCCCGGCCCGCCGCGTGGTGGGCCGGCGCATCGCCAGAATTCGGCAAATCGTCTAAGCACGCTTGGCCGGAGCCCGCTCGCGGCAGACCTCTCCGCTGGACCGATGGCGGTTCCATGTCCACTGGCCCAGACGCGACAGCCGCTCCGGAGGCGCCCGCCGACCCCTGGCTCGCCAAGGCTCATGTCCTCGTCGTCGACGACGAGCCGGGGATGCGGAATTTTCTGGTCCGCACGCTGGCGCCGCGTTGCGCGAGGGTCGAGGCGGTCGGCGACACGATCGCTGCCGGCCAGTTGCTCGATTCGAGCCATTTCGATCTGATCATCCTCGACAACATCCTGGGCGGCCGCACGGGGCTGGCCTGGCTCGCGGAGCT carries:
- a CDS encoding OFA family MFS transporter, encoding MSASIAAEPGFFSRERTIATPTFNRWLVPPAALAIHLCIGMAYGFSVFWLPLSRAVGITQSIACPADMGFLASLVATGCDWKISQLGWMYTLFFVLLGCSAAIWGGWLERAGPRKAGLVSAFCWCGGLLISALGVHLHQLWMLWLGSGVIGGIGLGLGYISPVSTLIKWFPDRRGMATGMAIMGFGGGAMIGAPLADWLMRQFATATSVGVWQTFVAMAVIYAVFMVAGALGYRVPREDWKPGGWTPPATSKSAMVSSRNVDLEVASRTPQFWLIWAALCLNVSAGIGVIGMASPMLQEVFGGKLIGLDIPFGSLDAAQKAQIAAIAAGFTGLLSLCNIGGRFLWATSSDKLGRKLTFAIFFTLGFALYAAVPTLAGFSTTVFFVLAIGVIISMYGGGFATVPAYLADMFGTKMVGAIHGRLLTAWATAGILGPVLVNYLREYQLASGLPNAQAYNQTMYILAGLLVLGMVCNLLVRPVASRHHMAEVKGAQVAVRPESHASLADTPTAEPTTAPVLVAVAWAAVGLPLLAGVLITLQKAAILLH